AACGCCTGCGTCGTGAGGGGCTGACCCCTCACCTGGCCCGCGAATTGCAGCGGGTGTTGAAACGTCACATGGAGGCGCTCCAGAGCCAGCCTCCCGAACCGCCAGGCGGCTATGGGGCGCGGTTGAAGCATCATGTGAAGGTGCTCAAGAAAAGCCGGCCTTTGGTCTTGGGGCATTACGCCGCGTTGTATGAAACATTGAGCCAGTGGCTGGAACTGCAGGAGGACGAGGAGTAACCCCCTGGTGTCTCAGGCCCCAGATCCGCCCAGGACACCAGGGGAGTCTTTCGAGGAGGGAATCCAATGCCCGTCCATTTCGGCACCGACGGCTGGCGGGCCGTCATTTCCGACACCTTTACCTTTCACAACCTGCGTCTGGTGGCTCAGGCCATCGCCGACGCGCTGAGCGCCGATTATCCCCAGGCCAACGGCCCGCATACGGTGGTTGTGGGGTTTGATACGCGCTTTCTCTCCGACCGTTACGCCATCGAGGTGGCGCGGGTGCTGGCAGCCAACGGGTATCGCGTGTTGCTGGCCCAGGCCGACGCGCCCACCCCGGCCATCTCCTACGCCGTGAAGCACCAGGGCGCCCTGGGCGGAGTGATGATCACCGCCTCCCACAACGCGCCGCGTTACAACGGCGTGAAACTCAAGGCCGCCTACGGCGGTTCGGCCCCGCCGGAGCAGGCGCGGCGGGTGGAGGTGTACCTCAACGACAACGAGGAGCGCGGTCGGGGCCCGAACCTGATGGATTACGACCGGGCGCGGGAGATGGGCCTGATCCAGCGTTTTAACCCTCTGCCCGCCTATTTCGAGCATCTGCGCACCCTGATCAACGCCGACCGCATCGCCGAAGGCAAACTGCGGGTGGTGATGGATTCGATGTACGGTTCGGGGCGCGGGGCGATCAAGGCCTTCTTGCAGGGCACCGGCGTGGAGGTGCATGAGATCCGCGCCGAGATGAACCCCGGCTTCGGCGGCGTGCACCCCGAACCCATCGCCCGATACTTAGGCGCGTTGACTACGGCCATCGCCACGGGGCTGGGCGATGTGGGGCTGGCCACCGATGGCGACGCCGACCGTATCGGCGCTATGGACGAGCGCGGGCAGTTTGTGGACCCGCACAAAATCATGGCCCTGGCGTTGCGCTACCTGGCCGAGGAGCGCGGCTGGCGGGGCGCGGCCGTGCGCACCGTGTCCACCACCCGGATGATCGACCGTCTGGCGCAAAAGTACGGCCTGGCCGTGTACGAAACGCCGGTGGGCTTTAACCACATCGCCGATTACATGTTGCGC
This Anaerolineae bacterium DNA region includes the following protein-coding sequences:
- a CDS encoding phosphoglucomutase/phosphomannomutase family protein, which codes for MPVHFGTDGWRAVISDTFTFHNLRLVAQAIADALSADYPQANGPHTVVVGFDTRFLSDRYAIEVARVLAANGYRVLLAQADAPTPAISYAVKHQGALGGVMITASHNAPRYNGVKLKAAYGGSAPPEQARRVEVYLNDNEERGRGPNLMDYDRAREMGLIQRFNPLPAYFEHLRTLINADRIAEGKLRVVMDSMYGSGRGAIKAFLQGTGVEVHEIRAEMNPGFGGVHPEPIARYLGALTTAIATGLGDVGLATDGDADRIGAMDERGQFVDPHKIMALALRYLAEERGWRGAAVRTVSTTRMIDRLAQKYGLAVYETPVGFNHIADYMLREPVLIGGEESGGISIRGHIPEGDGVLMGLLILEMLAHYRQPLSVLVADLLAEVGPAYYERRDLRLAHPVEKRAMTRRLAENAPERIGGEAVVEVSTRDGCKYILADDSWLLIRPSGTEPVLRVYAEGRSPEMVQALLAFGEEVAQAVT